CAGCAGCCCGCCCCGCCGCAGCCCGGCTTCGGCGCCCCGCCGCCGCCGCAGCCCGGCTCCGGCGCGCCTGGGCCGGCGCCGGGCGACGATCCGCTCGCCGCCCTGGCCGCGCGCGCGCCGCGCTCGGCCCCCGGCACGCTGTTCGGCATCCCGCTCGCCCGCCTGCGCGACCCGGCTCTGCACGCCAAGGCGTTCACAGTCGCCGGCATCGCGCTCGTGGCGAGCATCTTCGTCCCGGTGTCGCTGTCGCCGACGACCTGGGCATGGGACCAGTACGACAACTTCCGGTGGGTCGTCTGGCCGATCCTCGTCGGCCTCACCTACCTGGCCGTCGTGTTCGGCTCGCGCGGGCCGCAACCGTTCATGCCTCCCGCCGCCCGCCAGTGGGCGCCGTTTGCCGCCGCGCTGCTGTCCGTCGTGATCGTCGGGTTCGGCGGCGTCCCCGGCCTGGCGGCGATGAACACCGGATACTCGGTCGGCTACGCCTTGTTGATCTTCGGCCTGCTCGCCCGCCTGAGTGAGCCGAACGATCGCGCCGCCCGATGGATCATCGGCGCGGGTGCCGCCATCATCCTGATCAGCGGCCTGTCGGCCCTCCGCTACTGGTTCCACTTCTCCGGCACGCCGGCCCTCGGCGTCCTCTACCAGTTGTTGGCGTTCGTCGTGTGGCTGCTCGCGTCCGCGTGCCTGGCGTTCGTCCCGACGCCGGAACAGGCGCCCGCGCTGCGGTCCGTGGACGCGTTCGCGCCCCTGGTGACGGCCGTGCTGCTCGCGTGGGTCCCGGCCCAAGCGGTACTCCTGGGCCTCACCCTCGTCGTCCACGTGAGCGCGAGCATGTTCCCGATCAGCCTCCACTTGTTGATCCATGCGTTCGCGTACTTCGGCGTCCTCATGCTCACGGCTCCGGATGCCTACGACGCGGCCAAGCGGCTGTTCGCGGCCGCCGGCGCTTCGCCGCCCCAGCCGGGGTACGGCCAGCCCGGCGCGCCCCAGCCGGGGTACGGCCAGCCCGGCGCGCCCCAGCCGGGGTACGGCCAGCCCGGCGCGCCTCAACGCGGCGCGCCTCAACCGGGGTACGGCCAGCCCGGCGCGCCTCAGCCGGGGTACGGCCAGCCCGGCGCCCACCCCGGATACGGCCAGCCCGGCGCGCCTCAACCCGGGTACGGCCAGCCCGGACAGGGCCAGCCCGGCGCGCCTCAGCCCGGCGCCCAGCCCGGACAGGGCCAGCCCGGCGCGCCTCAGCCCGGGTACGGCCAGCCCGGCGCCCAGCCCGGCGTCGGCGCCCCGCCGGCCGACGCCCCGCCGCCCGGCGGCTGGCCGCCAGGCGGCAAGCCGGGCGCATAGGAGGCGGTAGCGCACAGCCGCCGGCGCGCCTCGACGCACCAGCCCCACCGACCGCGCGTCGTCCGCGCGGAGCCAACTCGATGCATCTACATCGACCGCACGCAGCGGCCGCCCACGCACGCGCCGCCCTCGCCGCAGTCGCCGGGCTCCGCGCACGGCCGCGGCGCGCAATACCCGCCGGCCGCCGGCGCCTCGTCCACCGTGAACCCGCTCGGCCCCGCGCCGCCGGGCGCCTCGCACGCCAGCCACGGATCGGCGTCGCACGGCCGGTCGGGGCCGCACCGCGCCACGCACAGCGCCCCGAGGTCGCCCGCGAACGTCGCGCACGCGGCGTAGGGCGGACAACCGCCAGCGCAGTCGGCCGCGCACAGCCCGCGCGCGCCGGCCGCCGCGCACACCCCGCCGACGCACGCCGACGCGTCCAACGAGCCGTCTGCGGCGGCGCACGATTCGCCGACGTCGGCGATCACGCCCGCGGGCAGGCACGCGGTCGCCCAGCCTCCGTCCGAGCGCACCGAGCGACAGGTCCATCCGGGGCGGCAGTCGCCGGCGGACGCACAGGCGGCCAGGCACCGCGCCCCTTGCCACGGCGCCGAACCGTCGCCGAGATCGGCGCACACACCGCCCGGTGGGCACGGCGTGCCGCCGCCGCACTCGGCGGAACACCAGCCGTCCGCCAGCCCCGGCGGGCACCCCGCGCCGTCGCCGCACGCGCACGCCAGCCCGCCGGCGCACTGGGCGTCCACTCGGCACGCCGCTCCGAGCGGCGCGGGGGCGACGACGACCCACCCGGCCTTGCGCTGGCTCGCCGTGCCACCCGGCCCGCCGACGGTGAGCGCCACGTCGTACGCGCCCGGCCGCTCGAACGTGTGCGCCGGCGCGGCCGACGACTCGGCCGGCGAGCCGTCGCCGAACGACCACACGTATACGTCGATCGGCGCCGGGGCGGCGGCGAGAAACCGCACCGTGAGCGGCGCGACTCCGACGCACGGCTCCGCGTCGATTCCGCCCGCCGCGCAGCCGGCCGCGGAGAAGTCCACCCACAACAGCGGATCGATCCGATCGGCCACGCCGCCGGCGTCCACGGGCCGCGCGGCGTCGACCGCGCCCGCCGCGGCGTCCTGGCCGGTCCCCGGAGCATCGCCGCAGCCCAGCGCAAAGGCGATGGCCCACACCGCGCGCCTCGTCATACCTGGCGAGCGTACCACTGCGGTCGCGACTTGCGCCGGGCGCGGCGCCCCTGCAAGGTATCGCCATGCTGATCCTCGCGTCTGCGTCGCCTCGCCGCCGCGAGCTGCTCGCGCGCGCCGGCGTCGCGGTCCAGGTCGCTCCGGCCGACATCGACGAGTGCGCGGCCGCCGGCGAGGACGCGGTGTCCTACGCGCGGCGCATCGCGGCCGCCAAGGCCGACGCGGTCGCCGCGCGCCACCCGGGACGCTGGGTGCTCGCCGCCGACACGGTCGTCGAGGTCGACGGCGACCTGCTCGGCAAGCCCGCCGACACCGGCGAAGCGCGAGCGATGCTCGCGCGCCTCGCGGGTCGCAGCCACCGCGTGACGACGGCGTACCGCCTGCGCGGCCCGGACGGCGCGGCCCACGACGGCCACGTCACCACCGAGGTCGTCATGCGACCGCTGTCCCCTCGCGAGATCGACGAGTACGTGGCATCGGGCGAGTGGCGCGGCAAGGCCGGCGGCTACGCCGTCCAGGGGATCGCCGCCGCGATCGTGCGCGAGGTGCGCGGGTCGATCACCAACGTCGTCGGCCTCCCGCTCGCCGAGGTCGTCGAGCTGCTGTCGCGCGCGGGGGGACCGCGCGCCGACCTGTCGCAGGGGGTCGCCGCGTGACGGACGCCGTCCGTGCCATCGCCGCCCGGCTCGCCGCCGTGCGCGCGCGGATCGCCGAGGCCGCCGGCCGGGCCGGCCGCGACCCGTCCGAGGTGCGCATCGTCGGCGTGACCAAGCGCCACCCGGCGGCGGTGGTGGACGCGGCGTTCGCCGCCGGCCTGCGCGACGCCGGCGAAAACTACGCGCAGGAGTTGGCCCGCAAGCGCGCCGACGCCGCGTGTGGCGCCCAGGTGCGGTGGCACTTCATCGGCCGCCTGCAAACCAACAAGGTCAAGCTCGTCGCCGGCGCCGTCGACCTCATCCACGCGGTCGACAGCGACCGCCTCGCGCGCGAGATCGACCGCCGCGCGGCCGCGCCGCAGCGCGTGCTCGTCGCGGTCAACGTCGCCGGCGAGGCGAGCAAGTCCGGCGTCGCGCCGGCCGATCTGCCGCGCCTGATCGACGCGATCGCCGACCTGCCGCGCGTCGACTGCGCCGGGCTGATGACGATGCCGCCGCTGGCCGCCGATCCGGAAGCGAACCGGCGACACTTCGCCGCGCTGCGCGATCTGCGCGACCGCCACCTGCCCGGCGGCGAGCTGTCGATGGGGACGACCGGCGACTACCCGGTCGCCGTCGAGGAGGGCGCGACCCTGGTCCGCATCGGCACCGCCCTGTTCGGCCCGCGCCCGGCGTAACTGCCCCCGCCCGACAGCACCGCTGGGTGGTATGATAGTGGCTGGCGCGAGGCATGAAGCCTGCGGGGGAAGGTGCTCGGCGCGCGACGCCGCGGCCGCGAACGGAGCTGCGCGACTCGAACTCGACTGCCAGGTCGACCACCGGTGGCCGGCCGAACGCGCAACACATCCTCGCGCGACAGGAACTCGCGCACGACGTGCGCGGCCTGCGCGCTATCTGGTTTCCCACGTTGATCCTGTGGCCGCTTACGGGCGTGCTCGACTGGTACGTGTGTACGTTCGACCGCGCCGGTCCCCTGTCCCACTTCCTCGTCATCCGCGCCGGGGCGCTGGTCGTGGCCTCCGCGTGCCTCGCGCGGCTGTGGCGGCCGCCGCTGCCGTCGCGACGACTGTTGTCCCTACTCGACATCGGCATGTTCGGT
This region of Deltaproteobacteria bacterium genomic DNA includes:
- a CDS encoding PKD domain-containing protein, with the protein product MTRRAVWAIAFALGCGDAPGTGQDAAAGAVDAARPVDAGGVADRIDPLLWVDFSAAGCAAGGIDAEPCVGVAPLTVRFLAAAPAPIDVYVWSFGDGSPAESSAAPAHTFERPGAYDVALTVGGPGGTASQRKAGWVVVAPAPLGAACRVDAQCAGGLACACGDGAGCPPGLADGWCSAECGGGTPCPPGGVCADLGDGSAPWQGARCLAACASAGDCRPGWTCRSVRSDGGWATACLPAGVIADVGESCAAADGSLDASACVGGVCAAAGARGLCAADCAGGCPPYAACATFAGDLGALCVARCGPDRPCDADPWLACEAPGGAGPSGFTVDEAPAAGGYCAPRPCAEPGDCGEGGACVGGRCVRSM
- the maf gene encoding septum formation protein Maf: MLILASASPRRRELLARAGVAVQVAPADIDECAAAGEDAVSYARRIAAAKADAVAARHPGRWVLAADTVVEVDGDLLGKPADTGEARAMLARLAGRSHRVTTAYRLRGPDGAAHDGHVTTEVVMRPLSPREIDEYVASGEWRGKAGGYAVQGIAAAIVREVRGSITNVVGLPLAEVVELLSRAGGPRADLSQGVAA
- a CDS encoding YggS family pyridoxal phosphate-dependent enzyme, which codes for MAARLAAVRARIAEAAGRAGRDPSEVRIVGVTKRHPAAVVDAAFAAGLRDAGENYAQELARKRADAACGAQVRWHFIGRLQTNKVKLVAGAVDLIHAVDSDRLAREIDRRAAAPQRVLVAVNVAGEASKSGVAPADLPRLIDAIADLPRVDCAGLMTMPPLAADPEANRRHFAALRDLRDRHLPGGELSMGTTGDYPVAVEEGATLVRIGTALFGPRPA